One Thunnus thynnus chromosome 21, fThuThy2.1, whole genome shotgun sequence DNA segment encodes these proteins:
- the si:dkey-226l10.6 gene encoding telomere zinc finger-associated protein isoform X2, producing MADFSSRIMSSEHLAVRGGTAGKGTSSSVMTGNGHWDSAGAMDQITVVRIDDTHIAEEQSQAGGKLKDEGSGYYEVEYSLPAAEEVVGEEEEEDGVYVIEYSNPEEEGESYQFTMSVDRSLPAKKPIIRHPAASEPARAASPVTPKPSRPTRQRPDVRQKRKMITEEEEVKKEEGASFNSNKSVLELGEDYSEVMGMNTGSDKRQLKCSLCPPPGRCFKRASGLAVHLKLMHNMEGKKTFFCSSCKQTVRTQLELDVHTRRHANHDAVFTCFLCSDSKEEEEEGGEKAGFKGSRWGLRRHLEAQHPGIIPRCDICNKGFKSLVSYLSDQFRHVGVSPYYCAKCKIYEMTERGLSVHLKNHDKKQKMLEAAENHLLTHGVSTSADNSATDDSDF from the exons ATGGCTGACTTCAGCAGCAGGATCATG TCTTCTGAACACCTGGCGGTCCGAGGTGGGACTGCAGGAAAAGGGACGTCATCCTCGGTCATGACAGGAAACGGACACTGGGACAGTGCAGGTGCGATGGACCAGATAACAGTGGTGAGAATAGATGACACCCACATCGCAGAGGAGCAGTCTCAGGCGGGGGGGAAGCTGAAGGATGAGGGGTCAGGGTATTATGAGGTGGAGTACTCGCTGCCCGCGGCGGAGGAGGTTGtcggggaggaggaagaggaagacggCGTCTACGTCATCGAGTATTCAAATCctgaagaggagggagagagttACCAGTTTACCATGTCTGTGGACCGATCGCTACCGGCCAAAAAGCCAATTATTAGACATCCTGCAGCGAGCGAGCCCGCCAGAGCTGCTTCACCTGTGACGCCGAAGCCGTCCAGACCGACCAGGCAGAGACCTGATGTGAggcagaagaggaagatgatcacagaggaagaagaggtgaaaaaggaggagggggcGAGCTTTAATAGCAACAAGAGTGTGTTGGAGCTGGGCGAGGACTACAGCGAGGTCATGGGGATGAACACGGGCTCAGATAAAAGACAGCTGAAGTGCTCGCTGTGCCCGCCGCCCGGCAGGTGCTTCAAGCGAGCGTCGGGCCTCGCCGTGCATCTAAAACTGATGCACAACATGGAGGGGAAGAAAACCTTCTTCTGCTCATCGTGCAAGCAGACGGTCCGCACGCAGCTGGAACTGGACGTCCACACGCGTCGCCACGCCAACCATGACgcggtgttcacctgtttcctctgctccgacagcaaggaggaggaggaggagggcggggAGAAGGCGGGCTTCAAAGGGTCGAGGTGGGGGCTGAGGAGACACCTGGAGGCGCAGCATCCGGGCATCATCCCCCGCTGTGACATCTGCAACAAAGGCTTCAAGTCGCTGGTGTCGTACCTGTCGGATCAGTTCAGGCACGTCGGCGTGTCGCCGTACTACTGCGCCAAGTGCAAGATCTACGAAATGACAGAGCGGGGTCTGAGCGTCCACTTGAAAAACCACGACAAGAAGCAGAAGATGCTGGAAGCTGCAGAAAACCACCTGCTGACACACGGAGTCTCCACCAGCGCAGACAACTCCGCTACAGACGACTCTGACTTCTGA
- the si:dkey-226l10.6 gene encoding zinc finger protein 394 isoform X1, whose amino-acid sequence MMVNYCVCAGCTNSNLSGHRVHSFPDNKKNEASFRAWVHFVQVKRPDFTTACVTQNAVVCGAHFRQEDYAPGDMMAFRMGFRSPDRVRLITGAVPSVHAAAASGTAASGGGLIRDSARRKCKSRPSSEHLAVRGGTAGKGTSSSVMTGNGHWDSAGAMDQITVVRIDDTHIAEEQSQAGGKLKDEGSGYYEVEYSLPAAEEVVGEEEEEDGVYVIEYSNPEEEGESYQFTMSVDRSLPAKKPIIRHPAASEPARAASPVTPKPSRPTRQRPDVRQKRKMITEEEEVKKEEGASFNSNKSVLELGEDYSEVMGMNTGSDKRQLKCSLCPPPGRCFKRASGLAVHLKLMHNMEGKKTFFCSSCKQTVRTQLELDVHTRRHANHDAVFTCFLCSDSKEEEEEGGEKAGFKGSRWGLRRHLEAQHPGIIPRCDICNKGFKSLVSYLSDQFRHVGVSPYYCAKCKIYEMTERGLSVHLKNHDKKQKMLEAAENHLLTHGVSTSADNSATDDSDF is encoded by the exons ATGATGGTGAattattgtgtttgtgcaggttgCACAAATTCCAACCTGTCAGGACATCGAGTGCACAGTTTTCCTGACAACAAGAAGAACGAAGCTAGTTTTCGTGCCTGGGTGCATTTTGTGCAGGTTAAGAGACCGGACTTCACCACTGCATGCGTAACGCAAAACGCAGTCGTTTGTGGCGCTCATTTTAGACAGGAGGACTACGCTCCCGGTGATATGATGGCATTCAGGATGGGATTTCGGAGCCCGGACCGGGTGAGGCTGATAACTGGTGCGGTTCCTTCGGTACACGCAGCTGCAGCTTCTGGTACTGCTGCCAGCGGCGGAGGACTCATCAGAGACTCAGCTCGACGGAAATGTAAATCGCGTCCG TCTTCTGAACACCTGGCGGTCCGAGGTGGGACTGCAGGAAAAGGGACGTCATCCTCGGTCATGACAGGAAACGGACACTGGGACAGTGCAGGTGCGATGGACCAGATAACAGTGGTGAGAATAGATGACACCCACATCGCAGAGGAGCAGTCTCAGGCGGGGGGGAAGCTGAAGGATGAGGGGTCAGGGTATTATGAGGTGGAGTACTCGCTGCCCGCGGCGGAGGAGGTTGtcggggaggaggaagaggaagacggCGTCTACGTCATCGAGTATTCAAATCctgaagaggagggagagagttACCAGTTTACCATGTCTGTGGACCGATCGCTACCGGCCAAAAAGCCAATTATTAGACATCCTGCAGCGAGCGAGCCCGCCAGAGCTGCTTCACCTGTGACGCCGAAGCCGTCCAGACCGACCAGGCAGAGACCTGATGTGAggcagaagaggaagatgatcacagaggaagaagaggtgaaaaaggaggagggggcGAGCTTTAATAGCAACAAGAGTGTGTTGGAGCTGGGCGAGGACTACAGCGAGGTCATGGGGATGAACACGGGCTCAGATAAAAGACAGCTGAAGTGCTCGCTGTGCCCGCCGCCCGGCAGGTGCTTCAAGCGAGCGTCGGGCCTCGCCGTGCATCTAAAACTGATGCACAACATGGAGGGGAAGAAAACCTTCTTCTGCTCATCGTGCAAGCAGACGGTCCGCACGCAGCTGGAACTGGACGTCCACACGCGTCGCCACGCCAACCATGACgcggtgttcacctgtttcctctgctccgacagcaaggaggaggaggaggagggcggggAGAAGGCGGGCTTCAAAGGGTCGAGGTGGGGGCTGAGGAGACACCTGGAGGCGCAGCATCCGGGCATCATCCCCCGCTGTGACATCTGCAACAAAGGCTTCAAGTCGCTGGTGTCGTACCTGTCGGATCAGTTCAGGCACGTCGGCGTGTCGCCGTACTACTGCGCCAAGTGCAAGATCTACGAAATGACAGAGCGGGGTCTGAGCGTCCACTTGAAAAACCACGACAAGAAGCAGAAGATGCTGGAAGCTGCAGAAAACCACCTGCTGACACACGGAGTCTCCACCAGCGCAGACAACTCCGCTACAGACGACTCTGACTTCTGA
- the eif1axb gene encoding eukaryotic translation initiation factor 1A X-linked b, translating into MPKNKGKGGKNRRRGKNENESEKRELVFKEDGQEYAQVIKMLGNGRLEAMCFDGTKRLCHIRGKLRKKVWINTSDIILVGLRDYQDNKADVILKYNADEARSLKAYGELPEHAKINETDTFGPGDDDEIQFDDIGDDDEDIDDI; encoded by the exons ATGCCCAAAAATAAAG GTAAGGGAGGAAAGAATCGGCGACGTGGAAAGAACGAAAATGAGTCTGAGAAGAGAGAGCTGGTGTTCAAAGAGGACGGACAGG AATACGCTCAGGTGATTAAAATGTTGGGGAACGGACGTCTGGAGGCCATGTGCTTTGATGGAACCAAACGGCTTTGCCACATCAGAGGAAAACTCCGGAAAAAG gttTGGATCAACACGTCAGACATCATCCTGGTGGGACTGAGAGATTACCAG GATAACAAAGCTGATGTCATCCTCAAGTACAACGCAGACGAGGCTCGCAGTTTGAAAGCCTACGGAGAGCTTCCCGAGCACG CCAAAATCAACGAGACAGACACCTTCGGACCTGGAGACGACGACGAGATCCAGTTTGATGACATTGGCGATGATGATGAGGACATTGATGAT ATCTAA